From the genome of Bordetella sp. H567, one region includes:
- a CDS encoding formylglycine-generating enzyme family protein: MALPGGTFMMGGDDQDGFPADGEGPAREVRIGAFRIAPAAVTNREFGDFVRATQYVTDAERTGASFVFYLQVAETVRDAIRRVPAGLPWWLPVDAACWQRPEGPGSHIHDRLDHPVVHMSWFDAQAYCAWTGTRLPTEAQWEYAARGGLHGRKYPWGDELQPDGRPRCNIWRGDFPGKPAPGWRPGTMPVTAFEPNGHGLYNMAGNVWEWCEDWFTPGYHTETAAADPVHLHPTGRRSMRGGSFLCHASYCNRYRVAARNSNTPGSTSGNCGFRVVAV, from the coding sequence GTGGCGTTGCCGGGCGGCACGTTCATGATGGGCGGCGATGACCAGGATGGCTTTCCGGCCGACGGCGAGGGGCCGGCCCGCGAAGTGCGCATCGGCGCCTTTCGTATCGCGCCGGCCGCGGTCACCAATCGCGAGTTCGGCGACTTCGTGCGTGCCACGCAATACGTCACGGACGCCGAACGCACGGGCGCGTCCTTCGTGTTCTATTTGCAGGTCGCGGAGACGGTGCGCGACGCGATTCGGCGCGTGCCCGCGGGCCTGCCGTGGTGGTTGCCGGTGGATGCCGCGTGCTGGCAGCGCCCGGAAGGTCCTGGCTCGCATATCCACGACCGCCTCGATCACCCGGTCGTGCATATGTCCTGGTTCGATGCGCAGGCGTATTGCGCCTGGACCGGCACGCGCCTGCCTACCGAGGCGCAGTGGGAATACGCAGCGCGCGGCGGACTGCATGGGCGCAAGTATCCATGGGGCGACGAACTGCAGCCCGATGGCCGGCCGCGCTGCAATATCTGGCGCGGAGATTTCCCCGGCAAGCCCGCGCCGGGATGGCGTCCGGGGACCATGCCGGTCACGGCCTTCGAACCGAACGGCCATGGCTTGTACAACATGGCCGGCAATGTGTGGGAGTGGTGCGAAGACTGGTTCACGCCCGGCTACCACACCGAAACGGCCGCGGCCGATCCGGTCCATCTCCATCCCACCGGCCGACGGTCCATGCGAGGCGGCTCCTTTCTTTGCCACGCGTCGTATTGCAACCGCTACCGCGTCGCGGCCCGCAACTCCAACACGCCGGGCAGCACGTCCGGCAATTGCGGCTTCAGGGTCGTCGCGGTTTGA
- a CDS encoding esterase — MLMHRLYAGLAACLLVVTAFCAAPASAAGPSHQGKTAAPASRAGTSSVQHKPLVLADEGSFFVGGREVASETLSLTPKYDPHGTVTVDQMYVQYQIPEHAKRYGITLIHGCCLTGKTWETTPDGRMGWSQYFVRNGYATYTIDQAGRGRSATDISAINAVHLGKTASDTLPAVFAAGHEAAWTIFRFGPKYPEAYKDSQFPVQAQAALWQQMVPDWLTSLPTPNPTVADLSQLAIKLKGTVLMSHSQSGIYPFQTAALNKLGVAGIVAVEPGECPKVDEARALVGIPILVVYGDHVQESSRWAPRFKACQDFITAFKTAGGTGEFLSLPAIGIHGNSHMMMQDKNNLQIADLILDWIDRNVERTGGTAASASHLRKSAAK; from the coding sequence ATGTTGATGCATCGGTTATATGCCGGGCTGGCCGCCTGCCTGCTCGTGGTCACCGCGTTCTGCGCTGCCCCAGCGTCCGCCGCCGGGCCGTCCCACCAAGGAAAGACCGCCGCGCCAGCCAGCCGTGCCGGCACGTCTTCCGTGCAGCACAAGCCGCTGGTCCTTGCCGACGAAGGCAGCTTTTTTGTCGGCGGCCGCGAGGTCGCCTCCGAAACCCTGTCCTTGACGCCCAAGTACGATCCGCACGGCACGGTCACCGTCGACCAGATGTACGTGCAGTACCAGATTCCGGAGCATGCGAAGCGCTACGGCATCACCCTTATCCATGGCTGCTGCCTGACGGGCAAGACCTGGGAGACGACCCCCGACGGCAGGATGGGCTGGAGCCAATACTTCGTGCGCAACGGCTACGCCACCTACACCATCGACCAGGCCGGGCGTGGCCGTTCCGCGACGGACATCTCCGCCATCAACGCCGTTCACCTGGGCAAGACGGCCTCCGACACACTGCCCGCGGTGTTCGCCGCCGGCCACGAGGCCGCCTGGACCATCTTCCGGTTCGGACCCAAGTATCCGGAGGCCTACAAGGACTCGCAGTTTCCCGTACAGGCGCAGGCCGCCCTATGGCAGCAGATGGTGCCGGACTGGCTGACCTCCTTGCCCACGCCCAACCCGACGGTGGCCGACCTGTCGCAATTGGCCATCAAGCTGAAAGGCACGGTGCTGATGAGCCATTCGCAATCGGGCATCTACCCCTTCCAGACGGCCGCGCTGAACAAGCTGGGCGTGGCCGGCATCGTCGCGGTGGAACCGGGCGAATGCCCCAAGGTCGATGAAGCGCGCGCGCTTGTGGGCATTCCGATCCTTGTCGTCTACGGGGACCACGTCCAAGAATCCAGCCGCTGGGCGCCGCGTTTCAAGGCTTGCCAGGATTTCATCACGGCCTTCAAGACTGCCGGCGGGACCGGTGAATTCCTGAGCCTGCCGGCGATCGGTATTCATGGCAACTCGCACATGATGATGCAGGACAAGAACAACCTTCAGATCGCCGACCTGATCCTGGACTGGATAGACCGCAACGTAGAGCGGACAGGCGGCACCGCGGCTTCGGCGTCCCATTTACGCAAGAGCGCGGCCAAGTAG
- a CDS encoding alpha/beta fold hydrolase gives MKKTIAAFAVGAACAFSSVPAAHAANANANAGASANAQPIPGAAPGALPDTDAARHHVLVQAAPDVRIDVIEEGAGRPLVLLPSRGRGAEDFDDVARRLAAAGYRVLRPQPRGIFQSTGPMQNITLHDLGNDVAAVIRDQAKQPVVIIGHAFGNWVARTTSVDHPELARGVVIVAAAAKKYPPGLSEHVDRSADLSLPDAERLKSLQFAFFAPGHDASAWLRGWYPAVNESQRLAGKATKQSDWWSGGKVPMLDLQAGNDPFKPDSTRSEVKDEFGDRVTMVVIPDAGHALVPEQPAAVVDAIVKWEKSLP, from the coding sequence ATGAAGAAGACCATCGCGGCATTCGCCGTGGGCGCGGCGTGCGCGTTTTCGAGCGTTCCCGCGGCGCACGCCGCCAATGCCAATGCCAACGCCGGTGCAAGCGCAAATGCGCAGCCGATTCCGGGTGCGGCCCCAGGCGCGCTCCCGGATACCGATGCAGCACGCCACCACGTGCTGGTCCAGGCCGCCCCCGACGTCCGTATCGACGTGATCGAGGAGGGCGCGGGCAGGCCGCTCGTGCTGCTGCCCTCGCGCGGCCGCGGCGCGGAGGATTTCGACGACGTCGCCCGGCGCCTGGCGGCCGCGGGCTATCGTGTGCTGCGCCCCCAGCCCCGAGGCATATTCCAGAGCACCGGCCCCATGCAGAACATCACGCTGCATGACCTGGGCAATGACGTCGCGGCCGTCATCCGCGACCAGGCCAAACAGCCGGTGGTCATCATCGGCCACGCCTTCGGCAACTGGGTCGCGCGGACCACCAGCGTCGATCATCCCGAGCTCGCGCGCGGCGTCGTGATCGTGGCGGCCGCCGCGAAGAAATATCCCCCGGGCTTGAGCGAACACGTGGACCGCAGCGCGGACTTGTCCCTGCCCGACGCGGAGCGGCTGAAATCGCTGCAGTTCGCCTTCTTCGCGCCTGGACACGACGCCAGCGCATGGCTGCGCGGCTGGTATCCGGCCGTCAATGAAAGCCAGCGCCTGGCCGGCAAGGCAACCAAGCAGTCGGACTGGTGGTCGGGCGGCAAGGTGCCCATGCTGGACCTGCAGGCCGGCAACGACCCCTTCAAGCCCGATTCCACCCGCAGCGAAGTGAAGGACGAGTTCGGCGATCGCGTGACGATGGTGGTCATCCCGGACGCCGGCCATGCCCTGGTCCCGGAGCAGCCCGCCGCCGTGGTCGACGCGATCGTGAAATGGGAAAAATCGCTGCCGTGA
- a CDS encoding FAD-dependent oxidoreductase gives MKEVQGRSGDVVRVMVQTPLGAQTVEGSDLLVAAGRVPNTSGIGLEAAGVEVDERGYIRVDAHLATTAPAIWAVGECAGSPQFTHVSADDFRIVLDNLAGGTRSTTARLIPYCMFNDPPLARVGPSEGDAQRQGLRVRGRGSRPSAGWGSRAFSVETGCRRRRGVLGSGGQAPSSGRLAPILFAAGSLILFDEGVVASPGATAGQTVKFPPVLLQRRCHHTGVIRR, from the coding sequence GTGAAGGAAGTACAAGGCCGTTCCGGCGACGTCGTCAGAGTGATGGTGCAAACGCCGCTCGGCGCGCAAACCGTGGAAGGCAGCGATCTGCTGGTCGCGGCCGGACGTGTCCCCAACACCAGCGGCATCGGCCTGGAAGCCGCTGGCGTGGAAGTAGACGAGCGCGGCTATATCCGGGTCGACGCCCACTTGGCGACCACCGCGCCGGCGATCTGGGCTGTTGGAGAATGCGCGGGAAGTCCGCAATTCACGCATGTCTCGGCCGACGATTTCCGCATCGTGCTGGACAATCTTGCCGGCGGTACGCGTAGTACCACCGCCAGGCTGATTCCCTACTGCATGTTCAACGATCCGCCGCTCGCACGTGTGGGCCCGAGCGAAGGCGACGCGCAGCGGCAAGGCTTGCGTGTCCGTGGCCGAGGGAGTCGGCCCTCTGCTGGCTGGGGTTCCCGCGCGTTCAGCGTAGAAACGGGGTGCCGCCGTCGCCGCGGCGTACTTGGGAGCGGGGGCCAGGCGCCATCATCGGGGCGCCTCGCCCCTATCCTATTCGCTGCAGGCTCCCTTATCCTGTTCGATGAGGGGGTCGTCGCATCGCCTGGCGCCACGGCCGGCCAGACGGTGAAATTCCCGCCCGTGCTTCTTCAAAGGCGCTGCCACCACACTGGTGTGATTCGTCGATGA
- a CDS encoding DoxX family protein, which produces MRSAFQLFGLSPSNTSANTSAYASWSQLALRLMVGYGFIWHGYAKLGNPAGFANVLHNLGVPQPHLMAWLTILAEVGGGLAVLLGIGIRWASIPMLAVLIVAMVTVHGPYGFSAVKLVSVTPDGIKFGPPGIETNLLYGACLIALVLGGPGPYALGKLLRKPAALTHE; this is translated from the coding sequence ATGCGCAGCGCTTTTCAGCTTTTTGGTTTGTCCCCGTCCAATACTTCCGCCAACACATCGGCCTACGCGTCCTGGTCCCAATTGGCGCTACGGCTGATGGTGGGCTACGGCTTCATTTGGCACGGCTACGCCAAGCTCGGCAATCCCGCGGGTTTCGCCAACGTACTGCATAACCTTGGCGTCCCACAGCCGCATCTGATGGCCTGGCTGACCATACTCGCGGAGGTCGGCGGCGGACTGGCCGTCCTGCTGGGAATCGGAATCCGTTGGGCGAGCATACCCATGCTGGCGGTGCTGATCGTCGCGATGGTTACCGTGCATGGCCCCTACGGCTTCTCGGCGGTGAAGCTGGTCTCGGTGACGCCGGATGGCATCAAGTTCGGTCCGCCGGGGATCGAAACGAACCTGCTGTACGGCGCCTGCCTGATCGCGCTGGTGCTGGGCGGTCCCGGGCCCTATGCGCTGGGTAAGCTGCTGCGCAAGCCGGCCGCACTTACCCACGAGTAA
- a CDS encoding NAD(P)/FAD-dependent oxidoreductase: MDAGQAGANGHIVVVGAGIVGASAAYFLRQAGCAVTVLDASTPAAGASGASDGLVSVGSKKPGFLMNIARNARDFYVELERDGVLGGLFHQRPTYLFARDETEAQLMALHGRDLESAGVRVESLSGADFARHVPGISPAIVAALAVPDDGHALGYQIVDRMLKRSDARVVRGATVRRIQLRHGRAVGVATDAGDFAGDAVLIAAGLGSTALAGLGDILLPRKGQIIITDRASDNQPAFRGPLMSAAYLAAKRNADASRRNPVSLVIDPLHTGQLLIGGTREDGLADRETTVDHVSRILREALAVYPPMERRRVIRTFAGVRTASVDGLPIVGRHPSVDALAIATGFEGDGICLGPLMGRLAARIVLDVPCDLDIGPLSPARFAGQQPAVSPVLPHDAGNTAMPAATFGVGP; the protein is encoded by the coding sequence ATGGACGCAGGGCAAGCAGGCGCGAACGGGCACATAGTCGTCGTCGGCGCGGGGATCGTCGGCGCATCGGCCGCGTATTTTTTGCGGCAGGCAGGGTGTGCCGTCACGGTGCTGGATGCCAGTACGCCGGCCGCCGGCGCATCGGGGGCCTCCGATGGCCTGGTGTCGGTGGGCAGCAAGAAGCCCGGTTTCTTGATGAACATCGCCCGCAATGCGCGCGATTTCTACGTCGAGCTCGAGCGCGACGGCGTCCTGGGCGGGCTGTTCCACCAACGTCCAACGTACCTGTTTGCCCGCGATGAAACCGAAGCGCAACTCATGGCGCTGCACGGCCGCGACCTGGAAAGCGCCGGGGTGCGGGTGGAAAGCCTGAGCGGCGCGGACTTTGCCCGGCACGTGCCCGGCATATCGCCCGCGATCGTTGCCGCCCTGGCGGTACCGGATGACGGACACGCACTGGGGTACCAGATCGTCGATCGGATGCTCAAGCGCTCGGACGCACGGGTCGTTCGCGGCGCGACGGTGCGCCGCATCCAGCTCCGGCATGGCCGCGCGGTGGGCGTCGCGACCGACGCCGGCGACTTCGCCGGCGATGCCGTCCTGATCGCCGCCGGCCTGGGGTCGACGGCCCTGGCCGGACTCGGCGATATCCTGCTGCCGCGGAAAGGACAGATCATCATCACCGACCGCGCCAGCGACAACCAGCCGGCATTCCGCGGGCCATTGATGTCCGCGGCCTATCTGGCCGCGAAGCGCAATGCCGACGCATCCCGCCGCAATCCTGTGAGCCTGGTCATCGATCCGCTGCATACGGGACAATTGCTCATCGGCGGAACGCGCGAGGACGGGCTGGCCGACCGGGAAACGACCGTCGACCACGTCTCCAGGATCCTGCGGGAAGCCCTTGCCGTCTATCCGCCCATGGAGCGCCGCCGAGTCATACGCACGTTTGCCGGCGTGCGCACCGCCAGCGTGGACGGCCTGCCTATCGTGGGCAGGCACCCGTCCGTCGATGCGCTGGCCATCGCCACGGGGTTCGAGGGCGACGGCATCTGCCTGGGACCGCTGATGGGCCGCCTCGCCGCCCGGATCGTGCTGGACGTGCCCTGCGACCTGGATATCGGCCCCTTATCGCCGGCGCGCTTCGCCGGACAGCAGCCCGCCGTATCGCCGGTACTACCGCACGACGCCGGCAACACCGCCATGCCGGCTGCTACTTTTGGAGTCGGGCCATGA
- a CDS encoding 2Fe-2S iron-sulfur cluster-binding protein, giving the protein MNVSQRHFFWKEQAIPYREGETLALALRRAQVRDFGPAAGGQQGRYFCGIGQCQACLVSVNGGAAVESCLTPAQPLAVVMPGAF; this is encoded by the coding sequence ATGAACGTTTCCCAGCGGCATTTCTTCTGGAAGGAACAGGCCATTCCCTACCGCGAAGGCGAAACACTGGCGCTGGCGCTGCGACGGGCTCAGGTGCGGGACTTCGGCCCCGCGGCCGGCGGCCAGCAAGGCCGTTATTTCTGCGGCATCGGCCAATGCCAGGCCTGCCTGGTGTCGGTGAACGGCGGCGCGGCGGTCGAGTCCTGCCTGACCCCCGCCCAGCCCCTGGCCGTGGTTATGCCCGGCGCATTCTGA
- a CDS encoding FAD-dependent oxidoreductase, whose translation MPTSPDILVVGAGPAGVSAAIEAATRGARVLLVEQRPHAGGAIHRAAYDGSPSAVPMPSRHKNNWARLQRDLARFSDRIRLLTSAVFLGIDGHGICMIDSRGAGQVKLVRPRAVIFATGATERVPQIPGWELPGVVTAGGLQVQMKESGQAPAGRILVAGNGPLPLALGAQLAALGNAPVAVLEAADPYRNIWSRPAAMLGLAAGPRQLLEAATYFRALRSARVPYRTATAVAAISRDDDGLQVQTRDRHGLMRDYRVDLLVLHGGLACNDRGIPPGDTHGLVIARAGDCNRVLGADAAPGEGRRVAAAVMAKLDRAPAAPGRAAPQRRDAQAPGSAAPLGRRAEAPGRPEPLATAFQNSIGRLFHHAGAPTDTDVVICRCEGVTRQALAQQELHSARETRLVGRIGMGLCQGRYCAHAATMGMAAKEGSALTLAEIDGPIPRWPIRPVSVKALADAQDL comes from the coding sequence ATGCCTACTTCTCCCGACATCCTGGTGGTCGGCGCTGGGCCGGCCGGCGTCAGCGCGGCAATCGAGGCCGCCACGCGCGGCGCGCGCGTGCTGCTGGTCGAACAGCGGCCGCACGCCGGCGGCGCCATTCATCGCGCCGCTTACGACGGCAGCCCCAGCGCCGTGCCGATGCCGTCACGGCACAAGAACAACTGGGCCCGGTTGCAGCGCGATCTGGCGCGGTTCTCCGACCGCATCCGCCTGCTGACCTCCGCGGTATTCCTGGGCATCGACGGCCACGGCATCTGCATGATCGACAGCCGTGGCGCCGGCCAGGTGAAGCTGGTCCGGCCCCGGGCCGTCATCTTCGCCACGGGTGCCACCGAGCGCGTGCCGCAGATACCGGGCTGGGAACTGCCCGGCGTCGTCACGGCCGGCGGGCTGCAGGTCCAGATGAAGGAAAGCGGCCAGGCCCCGGCCGGCCGTATCCTGGTCGCCGGCAATGGCCCGCTGCCGCTGGCCCTGGGCGCGCAACTGGCCGCGCTGGGCAACGCGCCGGTTGCCGTCCTGGAAGCCGCGGATCCTTATCGGAACATCTGGTCCCGGCCCGCCGCGATGCTGGGCCTGGCGGCAGGCCCAAGGCAACTGCTGGAGGCCGCCACGTATTTCCGTGCGCTGCGGTCGGCCCGCGTGCCGTATCGCACCGCCACGGCCGTCGCCGCGATCAGCCGGGACGACGACGGCCTGCAAGTGCAGACCCGCGACCGGCATGGACTCATGCGCGACTACCGGGTGGACCTGCTGGTGCTGCATGGCGGCCTGGCCTGTAACGACCGCGGCATTCCGCCGGGCGATACGCACGGCCTCGTTATCGCACGTGCCGGCGATTGCAACCGCGTGCTGGGCGCCGACGCCGCGCCGGGCGAAGGCCGGCGTGTGGCCGCCGCCGTCATGGCGAAGCTGGATCGCGCCCCGGCGGCGCCGGGAAGGGCCGCGCCCCAGCGCCGCGACGCGCAAGCACCAGGAAGCGCGGCGCCCCTGGGCCGCCGCGCGGAAGCGCCAGGAAGGCCCGAACCCTTGGCCACCGCCTTCCAGAACTCAATCGGCCGCCTGTTCCACCACGCCGGCGCGCCGACGGATACGGACGTCGTCATTTGCCGCTGCGAAGGCGTTACCCGGCAGGCCCTTGCCCAGCAGGAGCTGCACTCCGCGCGCGAAACCCGCCTGGTGGGCCGCATCGGCATGGGCCTGTGCCAGGGCCGTTACTGCGCGCACGCGGCCACCATGGGTATGGCAGCGAAGGAGGGCAGCGCCCTGACCTTGGCCGAGATCGATGGCCCCATACCCCGCTGGCCCATCCGGCCGGTGTCCGTCAAGGCACTGGCCGATGCGCAAGATCTTTGA
- a CDS encoding aspartate/glutamate racemase family protein, giving the protein MLATLTTMNRLNIATRPVVHGLTLGVLMLDTEFTRFPGEIGNAATWSVPLQFKIVRGATPERVIEDQGRGLLDPFVEAAQELIDLGVRGITTSCGFLALFQRELSARLSVPVATSSLLQVPMVERMLPAGKRVAILTINRAALTDAHLAAVGVDRTTPIAGMPPDSLFRRVFTDQAQPEEADFAILEREMVEASRALAAAHPEVGAIVFECTNMPPFAAAVRKATGLPVFDMVNMLRWFIDAIAD; this is encoded by the coding sequence ATGCTTGCAACGCTGACCACCATGAACCGCCTCAACATCGCTACCCGCCCCGTCGTCCACGGCCTTACCCTGGGCGTGCTCATGCTCGATACCGAATTCACGCGCTTTCCCGGCGAGATCGGCAATGCCGCGACCTGGTCCGTGCCGCTGCAATTCAAGATCGTACGCGGCGCGACGCCGGAACGCGTCATCGAAGACCAGGGCCGCGGCCTGCTCGATCCGTTCGTGGAAGCGGCACAGGAACTCATAGACCTGGGCGTACGGGGCATCACGACCAGTTGCGGCTTCCTGGCCCTGTTCCAGCGCGAACTGAGCGCCAGGCTTTCCGTGCCGGTCGCGACCAGCTCGCTGTTGCAGGTGCCCATGGTCGAGCGCATGCTGCCGGCGGGCAAGCGTGTCGCCATACTCACGATCAACCGGGCTGCCTTGACGGATGCGCATCTGGCCGCCGTCGGCGTGGACCGCACGACCCCGATCGCGGGCATGCCGCCGGATAGCCTCTTCCGGCGCGTCTTCACCGACCAGGCGCAACCGGAGGAGGCCGATTTCGCGATCCTCGAACGCGAAATGGTGGAAGCGTCCCGCGCGCTGGCGGCCGCGCATCCCGAAGTGGGCGCCATCGTGTTCGAATGCACCAACATGCCGCCTTTCGCCGCGGCGGTCCGCAAGGCGACGGGTTTGCCGGTATTCGACATGGTCAATATGCTGCGGTGGTTTATCGACGCCATAGCGGACTAG
- a CDS encoding transporter substrate-binding domain-containing protein, translated as MITRRSFVSATCAFGLGSMISMPALAQQAESTMERIKRTKVLRTGFVAGAAPYFVKSVATGQWQGFCVDFSNQLAESLGVKLQAIDTTWGNAVLDLQSNKIDCMFGLAPTEQRKKTVAFTDPLFQNTFTLVAKKSLDPKTWDEVNRPEVRLSVDQGSNQDTFATQTLTKASLHRFETSGDATLALQTGRVDAQVLVILLAVTVLSKSPQLGHLVIPTPAATAPTAIGVQKEADQAFTEYVNQWLATERSKGLIKQTIVDNMQKLAGVDPKLFPKEATF; from the coding sequence GTGATCACACGCAGAAGTTTTGTTTCCGCCACGTGCGCGTTCGGCCTCGGGTCGATGATTTCCATGCCGGCGCTGGCCCAGCAAGCCGAATCCACCATGGAACGCATCAAGCGGACCAAGGTCTTGCGCACCGGCTTCGTCGCGGGCGCGGCGCCGTATTTCGTCAAGTCGGTCGCGACCGGGCAATGGCAGGGCTTCTGCGTCGATTTCTCCAATCAGCTGGCCGAGTCCCTCGGCGTCAAGCTGCAGGCCATCGATACCACCTGGGGCAATGCGGTGCTCGACCTGCAATCGAACAAGATCGACTGCATGTTCGGCCTGGCGCCCACCGAGCAGCGCAAGAAGACCGTCGCCTTCACCGATCCCCTGTTCCAGAACACCTTCACGCTGGTCGCGAAGAAGAGCCTGGATCCCAAGACCTGGGACGAGGTCAACCGGCCGGAAGTGCGCCTGTCGGTCGACCAGGGTTCCAACCAGGACACCTTCGCCACCCAGACGCTGACCAAGGCCTCGCTGCATCGTTTCGAGACCTCCGGCGATGCGACCCTCGCGCTGCAGACCGGCCGGGTGGACGCGCAGGTGCTGGTGATCCTGCTGGCCGTGACCGTGCTGTCGAAGTCCCCGCAATTGGGCCACCTGGTGATCCCGACACCGGCCGCGACGGCGCCCACCGCCATCGGCGTGCAGAAGGAGGCCGACCAGGCCTTCACCGAATACGTCAACCAGTGGCTGGCCACCGAGCGCTCCAAGGGCCTGATCAAGCAGACCATCGTCGACAACATGCAGAAGCTGGCCGGCGTGGATCCCAAGCTGTTCCCCAAGGAAGCCACGTTCTGA
- a CDS encoding amino acid ABC transporter permease — MYRWDFGAVWVYHKLLLSGLAYTVVYTVIVVVAGLVVGLVVGIGRVRAPVFIAGILRAYVEIFRCTPVLVQLIWFYYALPILTNIEMSPTMAAALSLTLYGGAFYSEIVRAGILGVDWGQTEAGLAMGMRNKQVMRRIILPQAFRRMVPPLMSQSIMQLKNTSLLSVIAVPDLLYQAQSAAHDSYRPLELYTIAALCYFAVLFPATLWSKRIENRLAKQDRNAS, encoded by the coding sequence GTGTACCGCTGGGACTTTGGTGCCGTCTGGGTCTACCACAAGTTATTGTTGAGCGGCCTGGCCTATACCGTCGTGTATACGGTCATCGTGGTGGTGGCCGGCCTGGTCGTGGGCCTGGTCGTCGGCATCGGGCGGGTGCGTGCGCCCGTGTTCATCGCGGGCATCCTGCGCGCCTATGTGGAGATCTTCCGCTGCACGCCTGTACTGGTGCAGCTGATCTGGTTCTACTACGCGCTGCCCATCCTGACGAATATCGAGATGTCGCCCACGATGGCCGCGGCGCTTTCGCTGACGCTGTACGGCGGCGCCTTTTATTCGGAAATCGTGCGCGCCGGCATCCTGGGCGTGGACTGGGGGCAGACGGAGGCGGGGCTGGCCATGGGCATGCGCAACAAGCAGGTCATGCGCCGCATCATCCTGCCCCAGGCGTTCCGGCGCATGGTGCCGCCGCTGATGAGCCAGTCTATCATGCAGTTGAAGAACACCTCGCTGCTGTCGGTCATCGCCGTGCCGGACCTGCTGTACCAGGCGCAATCGGCGGCGCACGACTCCTACCGCCCGCTGGAGCTCTATACGATCGCGGCCCTGTGCTATTTCGCGGTACTGTTTCCCGCGACGCTGTGGTCCAAGCGCATTGAAAACCGTCTCGCGAAGCAGGACAGGAACGCATCATGA